In Alteromonas mediterranea DE, a single genomic region encodes these proteins:
- a CDS encoding type II secretion system F family protein, with protein MPQFSYAGKSAQGGPLKGIIEAASAQAAAQALLSQNIVPISIEETKKVSGTNNSSGFDIGSLLEQKVGLDEMIIFSRQMYSLLKAGIPIIRAIKGLSENASHKRFQEILKDIADQLEQGRSLSSAMVKYEKVFTRLTISVVVVGENTGKLDDVFLQLALYFEREQETRKRIQSALRYPTFVLIALAIAMFILNLFVVPVFTQMFERFDTELPIMTRVLIGTSNFFVNYWWLILIVLIATIISVKQYVNSTNGRLKWDKFKLKLPVVGSIIERSLLARYSRSFSMILRAGVPLTAGLSLTADAVDNAHMQMRIKTMRQGIEKGDSLLRVSKNSELFSTLVLQMIAVGEETGRLEQLLEESADYYEREVDFDLKSLTAKIEPILIGFVAVMVLILALGIFTPMWNMMSAVKGG; from the coding sequence ATGCCTCAGTTTAGTTACGCGGGTAAGTCGGCACAGGGCGGGCCTTTAAAAGGCATAATTGAAGCTGCGTCAGCGCAAGCCGCGGCGCAAGCCTTACTGTCGCAAAACATTGTACCCATCTCGATTGAAGAAACAAAAAAAGTATCGGGTACGAACAACAGTAGTGGATTTGATATAGGGAGCTTGTTGGAGCAAAAGGTAGGGTTAGATGAAATGATCATCTTTTCTCGCCAAATGTATTCGTTGCTGAAAGCGGGTATTCCTATCATTCGGGCTATAAAAGGGCTAAGTGAGAATGCCTCTCACAAACGCTTCCAAGAAATTCTTAAAGATATTGCCGATCAGCTAGAGCAAGGACGAAGCTTATCTTCGGCTATGGTTAAGTACGAAAAAGTGTTTACACGCTTAACCATCTCAGTGGTGGTTGTGGGCGAGAACACGGGTAAACTAGACGATGTATTTTTGCAGCTGGCACTGTATTTCGAACGCGAGCAAGAAACCCGAAAGCGCATACAGTCTGCATTGCGTTATCCCACCTTCGTGTTAATCGCACTTGCCATCGCTATGTTTATTTTAAACCTGTTTGTAGTGCCTGTATTTACGCAAATGTTTGAGCGCTTTGACACCGAGCTTCCCATAATGACCCGCGTATTAATCGGAACCTCAAACTTTTTCGTTAACTATTGGTGGCTAATTTTAATCGTATTAATCGCAACAATTATCTCTGTTAAACAATACGTTAACTCGACTAATGGACGACTCAAATGGGACAAATTTAAACTAAAGTTGCCTGTTGTAGGCAGCATTATTGAGCGATCATTATTAGCAAGATATAGCCGAAGTTTTTCAATGATCTTGCGTGCAGGTGTGCCGTTAACCGCTGGGCTGTCATTAACCGCCGATGCCGTTGATAACGCTCACATGCAGATGCGGATTAAAACAATGCGTCAAGGCATAGAAAAAGGCGATAGTTTGTTACGCGTTTCGAAAAATAGCGAACTGTTTTCTACACTTGTATTACAGATGATTGCAGTGGGCGAGGAAACGGGGCGTTTAGAGCAGCTTTTAGAAGAAAGCGCCGATTATTATGAACGCGAGGTCGACTTCGACCTGAAAAGTTTAACGGCCAAGATAGAGCCTATATTGATAGGGTTTGTTGCGGTAATGGTGTTGATACTGGCGCTTGGCATATTTACACCTATGTGGAACATGATGTCGGCGGTAAAAGGCGGCTAA